The genomic interval CCGTATTTCCGCCACCGATTGGTTCGGAGGTCTTAAGTGGTTTAGTATACCTTGGTTATCAGGCCGAGGTTAGAAAGActttggggtgattgtttgggttcttttatgaaaaaaaaagctaaatgacatatttgcaaaccgaaaaataatttatataaacaaaaaatttatatatgtatacttagtgatctaaaagccaatattaaaaaataaactttggtcaATAAACCTTAAAAacaatttcaaatatttgattagaattttaaattttggcatataagtataaatgaaaagacatGGGTGTATGTAGGTTTTTACTTGCCATCTGACAAAGCATTTGGATATTAAAAATTCTTGGggaataagtccacttaaGGTTCCTCAACTTGTCGCTTAGTTTGATTTTTGTCCCTGCATCGTAAAACCAGATATAATATGTTCCCTAACTTATAGAACCAGTACAAACAGTGTCCTCGGCGGTATTGTCGCCGGTTTTGGCTGACGTGGCATATATGTGGCCTCTTTGACTTATATCTTCATCCACGTGGCGCTTTCTCCACCTTCATCCAATCTTGTTTGAAACAATCTGCTACTAATCAGTACAGTATGGACAACAAGAGATGAGAAAGAGGATGGGTGCGTACAGATGCTCACACGCAAGGATTAGGTGGAAGCAGTAGGACTTCCACAGGACGTCGATGCCCGGTGCTCACGGGAATTGGTGTTGCTCGGTTCAGTTCGGCGTCAGGAGGCAGAGGGGGGCGCCGTTAAGGTAAGTAGCCAGCTTCTTGGCCAGCAAGCGAAGGAGCGGCTCCATCTCAAACCCGTTGGGCACCACCACGCTAAGGAATTGCCCCTCCTGGTTCACGCAATCACGCGGCTCACATCCCGCACTATGCCAGCCAGCACGACCGCTTCCGCCACCGtgaccaccaccagcagcagcgccaACAACGATAacctgcctccgccgccgccaccaccttgCTGGCGAGCACCACCATAGTGCtcaccaccttcgccgccaccatcACCCCTTGCCAGGGCTTTCAATGACCGCCGACGCTCTAATTCGGTGAGCTCAGCATCGTTGATGactccctcctcgccgaccgACGCCCCGCCGATGAGCTCAccggccgccatcgccgcttAATCTCGTCAGCTATCCTCCCTCCCCTTCTAATGTGACCTTGCTGACGATGAAGGGGAccgagtgagagagagaggaaggggtagagagagagagtttaTTCCTTTACTTATGTCTGATTGATACGTGGGTCCCACACTGACTTATGGAGGAGCACATGCAGCACGTCAGCTAAAACCATCCATAATACTGCCGAAGGACTATATTTATACCAGTTTTAGAAGTTGAGGGACTCGCTGTATCTAGTTTTGCGATTTAAGGACGAAAATCAAACTGAGAGACAGTTTGATGGATCTCAAATGAACTTATTCTAATTCTCGGTGATTTTTGCATCTTTTTAGAGGGCCCTTGCGGTTAAAAACTGGGCCCTGTAAGCTATAAGTTCCAAATCCCAACCTAATGAAAAGCCCATGCATACTCTGGTCCCTGTGGGCCTTCGGCACAATCGTGTGAGGAGAGCGGAAAGCCTCCGACTCCGAGAGCTCGAGGTGATGCGAGCAACGGAGCCGCCCGCAAGCAAGAGCAAGCGACATCTCACCACTCACACCTTCACCTCCTCGGCCGCCCATGGCGACCATCGCCGCGACTCTCTCCATCTCCTTCATCCCGTCTCCAGCTCgcttcgccgtcgtcgccaccacctccgccttgtCATCCTCGCGGGCAAAGGTAAAAATCCTCCTACTGATCCTCTCTGGCTCGAAGAGCGCTGCTACCTCTTCTTACCCCGTGTGGTTCGTGATTTCGTCTAGCGACCCGCGCGGTTCAGGTGCTGCGCGGAGCCCTCTTCCCCAGAGCAGGAGAACCCCTCGACTCCGACTCCGGCCCCGCCCCAGCCGCCCGTGAACCTTccagcgtcgccgtcgtccctgTGGGGCATTTCCACGAGCACCTGGTCTGCGGGCGTCGCCGGTCTGGGGTTCCTGGAGACGGCTTACCTCAGCTATCTCAAGCTGACGGGCTCCGAGGCGTTCTGCCCCATTGGAGGCGGAGGCTGCGGCGACGTGCTCCAAAGCGACTACTCCGTCGTCTTTGGTAATCTCTTGGCGCTTCTGCAGCTGTTAAACGTCCGTTAAAACTGTGCAAATTCTGATTAACTGTACTTTCGTTGTGCCTGCCTCCTCCACATGTAATGTAAAGATTGAAGTGTGTACTGAAACAAAGCCAAGTACAGTTGCTAGTTTCATCTGAAATTGTTGCTGATGATAGTGTTTGTCAGATATTCATTGGTGTACAACTAACTAATCATCTATCCTTTTGTTACTATATTTGATGGTATTTCGACTAAACATCATGTTATGTATCCCGTCTGCTAACTTTATGCAAGCAAAATAGTGATGTGCTCTGTGTTGTTAACGGTTGGCCTCTCTAATTTGACAGGGATTCCTCTTCCACTACTTGGTCTGGTGGCATATGGCTTGGTTTTAACACTTTCTCTTCAAGAAAATGGGAAGAAGTTCCTCCCTGGAATTGATGATCTAGATATTCGTTTAACATTACTTCTGATCTCTACTTCAATGGCCACTGCGAGTGCTTATTTCCTATATATCCTAAGCACTAGATTTATTGGTACTTCTTGTTCATACTGTTTGGCGTCCGCATTTCTCTCCTTCACTTTATTTTCCATCAGAGTAAAGGTGAGTGCttgttttctctttatttttcattaacaCAATTAGTAACAGAGTAACCTAGCCAACTACTTATGGCTTTTTGTGTAGCAGGACTTTGGTTTGGAACGTGTCCAGAAGTTTGTTGGTCTTCAACTGGCAGTAGCAATTATTGTTGCCCTTGCTCTGACAAATTCATACAGTTCAGCTACAACCCAATTAAATGGGTGAGGCCAAATGTATTTGTTTCTCTGAAATTGGTTAGGTCTTAGGTGTCAAATAATGAAATGACTCGCGATTACTAGGTAGATGACATCTTTGTTTGTTACATATCAACGACAACTATGTGCTTTCAATTAAACctttttgacatttttttcttttgttaaggtattttgtttcatattacatCATAAATTCTTGTTTTGAGTAGCTATTTTGGTCttgataattaaatacagAGGTTAAGGCAAACAACACTCTTTTATTGCATTGTTTTGTGGTGGAATTCCCTTCTTAATGCCATATGAACTTTTATCTTGCTGTTGAATTGTCTTTATCATCAAAACTGAGTGATGactttcatttttctttttatgcaGCACAGATGATTTTGTCCTAGAGCCATATGATACAGAGATAACAACCGAATCAACCCCATTTGCTATTGCACTTGCAAAACATCTGCGCTCGATTGGTGCTAAAATGTATGGAGCATTCTGGTGTTCTCATTGTAACGAACAAAAACAGGTACTATACAAGCTCCTTGAATCTACCATACAGAACAGCAGATGATTCATTCGCTTCTTACACGCTCTACTCTAATGCTTCTGTAATAGGCTGATGTtatggttttcttttcttttttcatttgtgtgcAAAGCTCACTCTTCAAACTAGAAGTAGAAATGCTTTTACTTACCTTAACATGTGGCCATGCAGATTTTTGGTCGAGAAGCTACAAAAATTCTGGAATATGTTGAATGTTTTCCTAATGGAGCTGGCAAGGGAAAGAAAATGGCTGCTGAATGTGCAGCTGCTGGTATAGAAGGTTTTCCAACATGGGTTATCAATGGCGAGGTATTTCCCATATCTTTGATGTTTGTAGTGTTTTACATGGGCTCAAGGTGTTTCCTCCTAATTTTACAGTACTGCTCATATACATTGGCATATTACAA from Oryza brachyantha chromosome 3, ObraRS2, whole genome shotgun sequence carries:
- the LOC102707939 gene encoding thiol-disulfide oxidoreductase LTO1 isoform X1 — encoded protein: MATIAATLSISFIPSPARFAVVATTSALSSSRAKRPARFRCCAEPSSPEQENPSTPTPAPPQPPVNLPASPSSLWGISTSTWSAGVAGLGFLETAYLSYLKLTGSEAFCPIGGGGCGDVLQSDYSVVFGIPLPLLGLVAYGLVLTLSLQENGKKFLPGIDDLDIRLTLLLISTSMATASAYFLYILSTRFIGTSCSYCLASAFLSFTLFSIRVKQDFGLERVQKFVGLQLAVAIIVALALTNSYSSATTQLNGTDDFVLEPYDTEITTESTPFAIALAKHLRSIGAKMYGAFWCSHCNEQKQIFGREATKILEYVECFPNGAGKGKKMAAECAAAGIEGFPTWVINGEVLGGDQELSVLAEESGFPVDGTEQP
- the LOC102707939 gene encoding thiol-disulfide oxidoreductase LTO1 isoform X2, which gives rise to MATIAATLSISFIPSPARFAVVATTSALSSSRAKRPARFRCCAEPSSPEQENPSTPTPAPPQPPVNLPASPSSLWGISTSTWSAGVAGLGFLETAYLSYLKLTGSEAFCPIGGGGCGDVLQSDYSVVFGIPLPLLGLVAYGLVLTLSLQENGKKFLPGIDDLDIRLTLLLISTSMATASAYFLYILSTRFIGTSCSYCLASAFLSFTLFSIRVKDFGLERVQKFVGLQLAVAIIVALALTNSYSSATTQLNGTDDFVLEPYDTEITTESTPFAIALAKHLRSIGAKMYGAFWCSHCNEQKQIFGREATKILEYVECFPNGAGKGKKMAAECAAAGIEGFPTWVINGEVLGGDQELSVLAEESGFPVDGTEQP